In the genome of Fulvivirga maritima, one region contains:
- a CDS encoding TonB-dependent receptor codes for MNTNFYLYPRLALRAMAWAMVLFAWLTLLPPAIANSQQSLSDVKLTLSLKEVPVKKVLDKIENETDFNFSFGNRRVNLDQKVTIQSNNKSLKEILYSIALQTDLNFKRISQNIVVMLRTGKMEIIAEVAEVTVSGIVKDMNGDPLPGVNVVIKGTSKGSITDINGAFTLTVPDDATLIFSYIGFNTEEISVNGRTNIDVALTPSLTSLENIVVIGYGTAKKKDVTGAISEVQNVEQLNTRPIFNAQDVMQGKVAGVTVLQNGGDPTAQPMVRVRGIGTLSNEEPLYVVDGVPGAPVPNPADIETMNVLKDASASSIYGVRAAAGVVIITTKKGQSGKTQVNFNTYYGVQNVSKKLDALNAQEYADVMNLAFNNAGYAADYPGREYIQPQTNAYGLVTRTNWMDEIFRTATIQNYDVSINGGSEKSRFYTSLGYKKSEGTLRNTYADRYTLRLNSDFDLGEHFKVGENFTVLFNNGNYGVNTTSGYTGALITAIYYPPSAVIWENEAEGLYGGVAPRGSDYIGSYGDLINPVAYLNRLNDKRPSTTLSGNVFAEYNIIEGLTYKFNLGINRTNTTIKSFTSKITEPGKIFDYNELYQEDNLRFSWVAENTLNYKKMVGDHSFDILLGYMSQKYEYSYFNMSAQGFPSEDPSQQYFPNANGPFAAPGGGSTENALVSALARLNYDYKDKYLLTATIRRDGSSKLSKDNRWGSFPSASVAWRLSNEDFMQDVSWLNDLKLRASWGKIGNLGALGDFPTTVSLSRTEGLLGNPASYTNYYGYAIDGIANSDIKWETTTQTDIGLNATALDSKIYLNADYFFKETSDMLVQVPLVGTAGVSNAPWENAGTVQNKGWEFLLGYTNQIGDLTFDISANLTTIKNEVTSLGSNYDNIQHSENVRGILQPLRTEVGHAIYSYYVYENDGIFQNDEEINNYIGPNGKKVQPYAQPGDLKFVDQNGDGKLNEEDKVFKGDNFPDFTYGINLSLNYKAFDLTMLLQGVSGIKVFNGLKFSTLKPTQGYNMLADVKDAWSPENTGSDIPRVSVDDQNNNFGTVSDWYLEDASYMRVKNVTLGYTLPTSFANRLKLSQLRIYATATNLLTFTDYSGFDPEVISNHGIDMGYYPQARSFIFGLNLKF; via the coding sequence ATGAACACAAACTTTTACCTCTATCCGCGGCTGGCTTTGAGGGCCATGGCATGGGCTATGGTGCTCTTTGCATGGCTAACACTCCTGCCTCCTGCTATAGCAAACTCTCAGCAGAGCCTGAGTGATGTAAAACTGACACTTTCACTGAAAGAAGTTCCAGTAAAAAAAGTGCTGGACAAAATTGAAAATGAAACCGATTTTAATTTTTCTTTTGGTAACAGAAGAGTAAACCTGGATCAAAAGGTAACTATCCAGTCAAACAACAAATCACTAAAAGAAATACTCTATTCTATTGCACTGCAAACTGATCTTAACTTTAAAAGAATCAGTCAGAATATAGTAGTAATGTTAAGAACCGGCAAGATGGAAATCATTGCCGAGGTAGCAGAAGTTACCGTGAGTGGAATAGTAAAAGACATGAATGGTGATCCATTGCCAGGTGTGAATGTAGTAATAAAAGGGACGAGTAAAGGATCCATTACGGATATCAATGGAGCCTTTACATTAACAGTGCCGGACGATGCCACACTGATATTTTCCTATATTGGATTTAACACAGAAGAGATTTCAGTGAATGGAAGAACCAATATTGATGTAGCCTTAACTCCGTCATTAACTTCATTAGAAAATATTGTGGTTATCGGTTATGGAACCGCTAAAAAGAAAGATGTAACAGGAGCCATATCTGAAGTACAAAATGTGGAGCAACTTAATACCAGACCCATTTTTAATGCTCAGGATGTAATGCAAGGAAAGGTAGCCGGTGTTACCGTGTTACAAAATGGCGGAGACCCTACTGCCCAGCCAATGGTAAGAGTAAGAGGTATAGGAACGCTATCTAACGAAGAACCATTATACGTAGTAGATGGAGTGCCGGGAGCCCCTGTTCCAAATCCTGCTGACATTGAAACTATGAACGTATTAAAAGACGCTTCCGCTTCATCAATTTATGGTGTAAGGGCTGCGGCTGGTGTAGTTATAATCACTACAAAAAAAGGACAATCGGGTAAAACTCAAGTTAATTTCAATACTTACTATGGAGTACAAAATGTCAGCAAAAAGTTAGATGCCTTAAACGCCCAAGAATATGCAGATGTAATGAACCTGGCTTTTAACAATGCTGGTTATGCGGCTGATTACCCGGGTAGGGAATACATTCAGCCACAAACAAATGCATATGGCCTTGTAACCCGTACCAATTGGATGGATGAAATATTCAGAACTGCTACCATCCAAAATTATGATGTATCTATAAACGGCGGCAGTGAAAAAAGCCGATTCTATACCTCACTAGGTTACAAAAAAAGTGAAGGTACTTTAAGAAACACTTATGCGGACCGATACACTTTGAGATTGAATAGTGATTTTGATCTTGGCGAACACTTTAAGGTGGGTGAGAATTTCACAGTTTTATTTAACAATGGAAACTATGGCGTAAACACCACTTCCGGATATACGGGAGCGCTGATCACGGCCATATATTATCCTCCAAGTGCTGTTATCTGGGAAAACGAAGCTGAGGGCCTTTATGGAGGGGTTGCTCCACGAGGAAGCGATTATATAGGTTCATATGGAGATCTCATTAACCCTGTAGCGTATCTGAACAGACTGAATGACAAAAGACCATCTACTACCCTTTCAGGTAATGTATTTGCAGAATATAATATTATTGAAGGTCTTACTTATAAATTTAATTTAGGTATAAATAGAACAAACACCACAATAAAGTCATTCACTTCAAAAATTACTGAACCAGGAAAAATATTCGATTACAATGAACTATATCAGGAGGATAATCTAAGGTTTTCCTGGGTAGCGGAAAATACTTTGAACTATAAAAAGATGGTTGGTGACCATTCTTTCGATATACTTCTAGGTTATATGTCGCAAAAGTATGAGTACTCATACTTTAATATGAGTGCCCAGGGCTTTCCAAGTGAAGACCCTTCTCAGCAATACTTTCCTAACGCGAATGGGCCTTTTGCAGCACCTGGCGGAGGTAGCACAGAAAATGCACTGGTTTCTGCTTTGGCCAGGTTAAACTATGACTACAAAGACAAATACTTATTAACGGCCACCATAAGAAGAGACGGATCTTCAAAATTAAGTAAGGACAACAGATGGGGATCATTCCCTTCAGCGTCTGTAGCGTGGAGACTTTCTAATGAAGATTTCATGCAGGATGTAAGCTGGTTAAATGACTTAAAACTAAGAGCCAGCTGGGGAAAAATAGGTAATTTAGGTGCTCTCGGTGATTTTCCTACTACTGTATCCCTTAGCCGAACTGAAGGCTTACTAGGTAACCCAGCTTCCTATACGAACTACTATGGATATGCCATAGATGGTATTGCTAACTCTGATATTAAATGGGAAACCACCACCCAGACCGATATTGGATTGAATGCAACGGCTCTTGATAGTAAGATATACCTTAATGCAGATTACTTCTTCAAAGAAACTTCCGATATGCTGGTACAGGTGCCTTTAGTAGGAACTGCCGGAGTAAGCAATGCTCCCTGGGAAAATGCAGGAACCGTTCAAAACAAAGGTTGGGAATTTTTGCTGGGCTATACTAATCAAATTGGAGACTTGACGTTTGACATTTCAGCCAATCTTACTACCATTAAAAATGAGGTAACAAGCCTGGGCAGTAATTACGATAATATTCAACACTCTGAAAATGTAAGAGGCATTTTGCAGCCGTTAAGAACTGAAGTTGGTCATGCTATTTACTCTTACTATGTATATGAAAATGACGGTATTTTTCAGAATGATGAGGAAATTAACAACTACATAGGACCAAATGGAAAAAAAGTACAGCCTTATGCTCAGCCAGGTGATCTTAAATTTGTAGATCAAAATGGAGATGGAAAATTAAATGAAGAAGATAAGGTATTTAAAGGGGACAACTTCCCTGATTTCACCTACGGTATAAACCTAAGCCTAAACTATAAAGCCTTTGATCTGACAATGCTTTTACAAGGGGTGAGCGGAATAAAAGTATTTAACGGGCTTAAATTCAGCACATTAAAGCCAACACAAGGTTATAATATGTTAGCCGATGTTAAAGATGCCTGGTCTCCTGAAAACACTGGTTCTGATATACCACGAGTATCTGTTGATGATCAAAACAATAACTTCGGAACTGTTTCAGACTGGTATTTGGAAGATGCCTCTTATATGCGTGTTAAAAATGTGACATTGGGATATACACTACCCACATCTTTTGCTAATAGGCTTAAACTTTCTCAGCTAAGAATTTATGCCACAGCTACCAATCTACTCACTTTCACTGATTATTCAGGATTTGATCCTGAAGTAATATCTAATCATGGTATTGATATGGGCTACTATCCACAAGCAAGAAGCTTCATATTTGGCCTGAATCTAAAATTTTAA
- a CDS encoding FecR family protein → MEAYTKTVTVPAGQIQKVVLPDSSHVWINAGSSLSYQVPFFDRNIQLKGEAFFEVTRNEKSPFTITSADLKVRVLGTSFNVRNYSEGLPQVNVSKGKVQVEVNQNPDQKAILIKSEMAIVKKNHLVKTQGKFKDIAIWREGKLVFENKPINDIIPELQRWYKVKIELTDSKIGQQRFSGSFHKETLESILKVMHHALCIDYTIQEETVILSKNSCF, encoded by the coding sequence ATAGAGGCCTACACTAAAACTGTAACTGTACCGGCCGGTCAAATACAAAAAGTAGTACTACCAGACAGCTCACACGTGTGGATCAATGCCGGTAGCTCCTTATCCTACCAGGTACCCTTTTTCGATAGAAATATCCAGTTAAAAGGTGAAGCATTTTTTGAAGTAACAAGAAATGAAAAATCACCATTTACTATTACCTCGGCCGATCTGAAGGTAAGAGTGCTGGGTACCTCATTTAATGTTCGAAACTACTCAGAAGGGCTTCCACAAGTGAATGTATCCAAAGGTAAGGTACAAGTGGAAGTGAATCAAAACCCTGATCAAAAGGCCATTCTAATAAAATCTGAAATGGCCATAGTGAAAAAAAATCATCTAGTGAAGACACAAGGAAAATTTAAGGATATAGCTATATGGAGAGAAGGTAAACTAGTCTTTGAAAATAAACCTATCAACGACATTATTCCTGAACTTCAGCGCTGGTACAAGGTCAAAATAGAGCTCACTGACAGCAAAATTGGCCAACAAAGATTCAGCGGTTCTTTTCATAAAGAAACATTAGAGAGTATTCTTAAAGTGATGCATCATGCCCTGTGCATAGACTATACTATTCAGGAAGAAACTGTGATATTATCTAAAAACAGCTGCTTCTGA